In Streptomyces sp. NBC_01439, the following are encoded in one genomic region:
- a CDS encoding sensor histidine kinase has protein sequence MRLDELLDELQVRIDAVRGTRDRVHSLLEAVVSVGRELDLAQVLRRIVEAAALLVDAEYGALGVIGPDGRTLAQFLTVGLTDREIAGIGPLPAGHGLLGEVIHHPEPLRLTDLGRHSSSYGFPAHHPPMRTFLGVPIRVRDEVFGNLYLTDKRGGLDFDTEDETVISTLSVAAGVAIDNARLYEGSQRQQRWLKANAEITESLLSGSSRPAVLELIARRAQEITAARLADIAMPVAGIDGLVVEFAAGTDASARRGLVVPVAGTLSGAAHRAGKPVTAVLPSADERYPAEAQVQDGSGPAVAVPLGTAGGEGRGVLLLARAAGEPAFGEGELEPLVAFAGQAALALELAERRRDAEQIALLEERDRIARDLHDLAIQRLFATGMTLQSAARLVEHEGAAERVGRAVDDLDETIKIIRSTIFGLRTKDRESEPGLRARAARAVGDAATTLGHPPRLSMEGLLDTDVPPQIADHVMAVLGELLSNAARHAQATRVGVTLKAGQGEVVLTVSDNGKGLPAQGRRSGLRNLDERAQSLGGSFTHETPDEGGTRLIWRAPLPTGN, from the coding sequence GATCGTGGAGGCGGCCGCGCTGCTCGTCGACGCCGAGTACGGCGCGCTGGGCGTGATCGGCCCCGACGGCCGCACGCTCGCCCAGTTCCTGACCGTGGGACTCACGGACCGGGAGATCGCCGGCATCGGCCCCCTGCCGGCCGGCCACGGCCTGCTCGGGGAGGTCATCCACCACCCGGAGCCCCTGCGTCTCACCGATCTCGGCAGGCACTCCTCGTCCTACGGCTTCCCGGCCCATCACCCGCCCATGCGCACGTTCCTGGGCGTGCCGATCCGGGTCCGCGACGAGGTGTTCGGCAACCTCTACCTGACCGACAAGCGGGGCGGTCTCGACTTCGACACCGAGGACGAGACCGTGATCTCCACCCTCTCGGTGGCGGCGGGCGTGGCGATCGACAACGCACGGCTCTACGAGGGCTCGCAGCGCCAGCAGCGCTGGCTGAAGGCCAATGCGGAGATCACCGAGAGCCTGTTGTCCGGCAGTTCGCGCCCGGCGGTACTGGAGCTCATCGCCCGTCGCGCACAGGAGATCACCGCGGCGCGCCTCGCGGACATCGCCATGCCCGTGGCCGGCATCGACGGCCTGGTCGTGGAGTTCGCGGCCGGTACGGACGCGAGCGCGCGCCGAGGCCTCGTCGTACCCGTCGCCGGCACGCTGTCGGGGGCGGCGCACCGGGCCGGCAAGCCCGTCACGGCCGTGCTGCCCTCGGCCGATGAACGCTACCCGGCCGAGGCCCAGGTGCAGGACGGATCGGGGCCCGCCGTGGCCGTCCCGTTGGGCACCGCCGGTGGCGAGGGCCGGGGCGTCCTGCTGCTTGCGCGCGCGGCGGGAGAACCGGCGTTCGGCGAGGGCGAGCTGGAGCCCCTCGTGGCCTTCGCGGGTCAGGCGGCACTCGCCCTGGAACTGGCGGAGCGGCGCCGGGACGCCGAGCAGATAGCACTGCTGGAGGAGCGCGACCGCATCGCCCGTGACCTGCACGACCTGGCCATCCAGCGGCTCTTCGCGACCGGCATGACCTTGCAGAGCGCTGCCCGGCTCGTCGAGCACGAAGGGGCCGCCGAACGGGTCGGCCGGGCCGTCGACGACCTGGACGAAACGATCAAGATCATCCGGTCGACGATCTTCGGACTCCGCACCAAGGACCGCGAGAGCGAACCCGGTCTGCGGGCGCGCGCCGCCCGTGCCGTCGGCGACGCGGCCACCACCCTCGGTCACCCGCCGCGTCTGAGCATGGAGGGCCTGCTCGACACCGACGTACCGCCTCAGATAGCCGACCACGTCATGGCTGTGCTGGGTGAACTCCTCAGCAACGCCGCCCGCCACGCACAGGCGACCCGGGTCGGAGTGACCCTCAAGGCGGGCCAGGGCGAGGTCGTGCTGACCGTCTCGGACAACGGGAAGGGCCTGCCGGCCCAGGGACGCAGAAGCGGTTTGCGCAACCTCGACGAGCGGGCGCAGAGTCTGGGCGGCTCCTTCACTCACGAGACTCCCGATGAGGGGGGTACCAGGCTCATCTGGCGGGCGCCCCTCCCCACCGGGAACTGA
- a CDS encoding pyridoxamine 5'-phosphate oxidase family protein: protein MDQEALRRPGGRTGDVTAARHMRELDRAEALRLLSTVSLGRIVFTQHALPAVRPVNHLVEGEDLIVRIHDGGALGSLAAPADAPGVVVAYEADDIDPVTHLGWSVVITGYARAVVDTDEVDRYAHLLRPWVARPMTSALRIRPDLVTGFRLEADPTRLVPAARG, encoded by the coding sequence ATGGACCAGGAAGCCTTACGGCGGCCCGGCGGTCGGACGGGTGACGTGACCGCCGCCCGGCACATGCGGGAGCTGGACAGGGCCGAGGCCCTGCGGCTGCTCTCGACGGTGTCACTGGGACGCATCGTCTTCACGCAGCACGCGCTGCCCGCTGTCCGGCCGGTCAACCACCTCGTCGAAGGCGAGGACCTCATCGTCCGGATCCACGACGGCGGGGCGCTCGGCTCCCTGGCGGCACCCGCCGACGCCCCCGGCGTGGTGGTGGCTTATGAAGCGGACGACATCGATCCCGTCACCCACCTGGGCTGGAGCGTCGTCATCACCGGCTATGCGAGGGCCGTGGTCGACACCGACGAGGTGGACCGGTACGCGCACTTGCTACGCCCCTGGGTGGCACGCCCGATGACCAGCGCCCTGCGGATCCGCCCCGACCTCGTCACCGGGTTCCGGCTGGAGGCGGACCCGACGCGGCTGGTGCCGGCGGCCCGGGGCTGA
- a CDS encoding STAS domain-containing protein has product MTTALIDLKTVGRDDRGVRIALAGELDFYTVGQVAPRLRELAGSGHRNIVLDLCGLSFCDSAGIDLLIRMNRSCCAEGTRLLLCDVPPLVVKSMRVLAADRDLQFVVL; this is encoded by the coding sequence ATGACGACCGCCTTGATCGACCTGAAGACCGTGGGCCGGGACGACCGCGGTGTGAGAATCGCCCTGGCCGGAGAGCTCGACTTCTACACGGTCGGGCAGGTGGCGCCGCGCCTGCGCGAGCTCGCCGGATCCGGCCACCGGAACATCGTCCTGGACCTGTGCGGCCTCTCCTTCTGCGACAGCGCGGGCATCGACCTCCTCATCCGCATGAACCGCAGCTGCTGCGCGGAGGGAACGCGCCTCCTCCTGTGCGACGTGCCGCCCCTGGTGGTGAAGTCCATGCGGGTGCTCGCCGCCGACCGCGACCTGCAGTTCGTCGTCTTGTGA
- a CDS encoding response regulator transcription factor, which yields MTGSGVPSVPSPAAEPISVFLLDDHEVVRRGVHDLLDAEPDLTVVGEAGTAEQALVRIPALRPRVAILDVRLQDGDGVSVCRELRSRMPELACLMLTSFDDEEALLDAVMAGASGYVLKQITGTDLVTAVRTVAAGQSMLDPGATTRLLARMRGDVPREEQAPGLPGFTDREKEILLMVSEGLTNREIGQRLYLAEKTVKNIISRLFIKLGVERRVQAAVIASHALTPPGRHPTPAAE from the coding sequence ATGACCGGCAGCGGTGTCCCCTCTGTCCCCTCCCCCGCGGCGGAGCCCATCAGCGTCTTCCTGCTCGACGACCACGAGGTCGTACGCCGGGGAGTGCACGACCTGTTGGACGCCGAACCCGACCTGACCGTGGTCGGTGAGGCGGGCACGGCGGAACAGGCGCTGGTCCGCATCCCCGCGCTGCGCCCCCGGGTCGCGATCCTGGACGTACGGCTCCAGGACGGCGACGGGGTGAGCGTGTGCCGGGAGTTGCGCTCGCGGATGCCCGAGCTGGCCTGTCTGATGCTCACGTCGTTCGACGACGAAGAGGCGCTGCTGGACGCCGTGATGGCGGGGGCCTCCGGATACGTGCTCAAGCAGATCACCGGCACCGACCTGGTGACCGCCGTCCGGACGGTGGCCGCGGGCCAGTCGATGCTCGACCCCGGGGCCACCACGCGGCTGCTGGCCCGCATGCGCGGCGACGTGCCCCGGGAGGAACAGGCCCCGGGGCTTCCCGGCTTCACGGACCGGGAGAAGGAGATCCTCCTCATGGTCAGCGAGGGCCTCACCAACCGGGAGATCGGCCAACGGCTGTACCTGGCGGAGAAGACCGTCAAGAACATCATCTCGCGGCTCTTCATCAAGCTCGGCGTGGAGCGGCGCGTCCAGGCGGCGGTGATCGCCAGTCACGCGCTGACCCCGCCCGGCCGGCACCCGACCCCGGCCGCCGAGTAG
- a CDS encoding universal stress protein has translation MKRTLVVGVDGSAESLAAADWAAREAVRRDMHVHVVHAWLWQPLAVPVVQNRGTEARRAREILEETEAGLTRRHPRLSLSAEVVPDVPVPALLRAAKDAEMLVLGTRGHGALAGFLLGSYGQQVIASAERPVVSVRARDGQPVFGGDEGEVVVGQQGGVQESAEVLGFAFEAAAARKVPLRAVRAWSPPPVYGYSPGSMWIAEQFGGLEPFEEDALDQALEPWRLKFPEVEVVAHVERGSAGQVLLSEASDAQLVVVGRRVRESGVGARIGSVAHAVLHHSACPVAVVPHH, from the coding sequence GTGAAGCGCACCCTCGTCGTCGGAGTGGACGGTTCCGCCGAGAGCCTGGCCGCTGCCGACTGGGCCGCGCGGGAAGCCGTGCGCCGCGACATGCACGTGCACGTGGTCCACGCCTGGCTGTGGCAGCCGCTCGCCGTCCCGGTCGTCCAGAACCGCGGCACCGAGGCGCGCCGGGCCCGGGAGATCCTGGAGGAGACCGAGGCCGGGCTCACGCGCCGGCACCCCCGGCTCTCGCTCTCCGCGGAAGTGGTGCCGGACGTTCCGGTACCAGCCCTGCTGCGCGCAGCCAAGGACGCGGAGATGCTGGTGCTCGGCACCCGCGGGCACGGCGCGCTGGCAGGCTTCCTCTTGGGCTCCTACGGGCAGCAGGTGATCGCCTCCGCCGAACGCCCCGTCGTTTCCGTCCGGGCCCGCGACGGCCAGCCGGTGTTCGGGGGCGACGAGGGCGAGGTCGTCGTCGGGCAGCAAGGTGGCGTGCAGGAGTCCGCCGAGGTACTGGGTTTCGCCTTCGAGGCGGCCGCAGCGCGCAAGGTCCCGCTCCGTGCGGTCCGGGCCTGGAGCCCGCCCCCGGTCTACGGCTACAGCCCCGGCTCGATGTGGATCGCGGAGCAGTTCGGCGGGCTGGAGCCGTTCGAGGAGGACGCGTTGGACCAAGCGCTGGAGCCGTGGCGGCTGAAGTTCCCCGAGGTGGAGGTCGTCGCGCACGTGGAACGGGGCAGTGCCGGCCAGGTGCTGTTGTCCGAAGCGTCGGACGCCCAGCTGGTCGTCGTCGGTCGCCGGGTCCGCGAGTCGGGGGTGGGCGCGCGGATCGGTTCGGTGGCCCATGCGGTGCTCCACCACTCGGCCTGCCCCGTCGCCGTCGTCCCGCACCACTGA
- a CDS encoding DUF475 domain-containing protein, which yields MLLKTFGWSFAVTVLGLIAAVLYGGWAGFGVVAILSILEISVSFDNAVVNAGILKKMNAFWQKIFLTVGVLIAVFGMRLVFPVVIVAVSAEIGPIEAVRLALDDKDTYQQLVTDAHPSIAAFGGMFLLMIFLDFIFEDRDFKWLAWLERPLAKLGKIDMLSACIALIVLLVSAMTFATHAHQYGGVHADKTQTVLIAGIAGLITYLVVGGLSGYFENKLEEEEEREHEAEEAARASGTKVPAVVMAGKAAFFLFLYLEVLDASFSFDGVIAAFAITNDIVLMSLGLGIGAMYVRSLTVYLVRQGTLDDYVYLEHGAHYAIGALAVILLVTIRYEIHEVITGLVGVVLIGWSFISSIRRNRRLAAAEAADTGSDEKAEVPSGV from the coding sequence GTGCTTCTGAAAACGTTCGGCTGGTCGTTCGCGGTCACCGTGCTCGGCCTGATCGCGGCGGTGTTATACGGGGGGTGGGCCGGCTTCGGGGTCGTGGCGATCCTGTCCATCCTCGAAATCTCGGTGTCCTTCGACAACGCCGTCGTCAACGCCGGGATCCTGAAGAAGATGAATGCCTTTTGGCAGAAGATCTTCCTCACCGTCGGTGTCCTGATCGCGGTCTTTGGCATGCGTCTGGTCTTCCCCGTCGTGATCGTCGCCGTCAGTGCCGAGATCGGTCCGATCGAAGCGGTACGGCTCGCGCTGGACGACAAGGACACGTACCAGCAGTTGGTGACCGACGCACACCCCTCGATCGCCGCCTTCGGCGGCATGTTCCTCCTGATGATCTTCCTTGATTTCATCTTCGAGGACCGTGACTTCAAGTGGCTCGCCTGGCTGGAGCGCCCGCTCGCCAAGCTCGGCAAGATCGACATGCTGTCCGCCTGCATCGCGCTCATCGTGCTGCTCGTCTCCGCGATGACCTTCGCCACCCATGCCCACCAGTACGGCGGCGTCCACGCGGACAAGACGCAGACCGTCCTGATCGCCGGCATCGCGGGCTTGATCACCTACCTGGTCGTCGGCGGCCTCTCCGGCTACTTCGAGAACAAGCTCGAGGAAGAGGAGGAGCGCGAGCACGAGGCCGAGGAAGCGGCCAGGGCGAGCGGTACGAAGGTCCCGGCGGTCGTGATGGCCGGCAAGGCCGCGTTCTTCCTGTTCCTCTACCTGGAAGTGCTGGACGCGTCCTTCTCCTTCGACGGCGTCATCGCCGCCTTCGCCATCACCAACGACATCGTCCTGATGTCGCTCGGCCTCGGCATCGGTGCGATGTACGTCCGTTCGCTCACGGTCTACCTGGTCCGCCAGGGCACCCTCGACGACTACGTCTACCTGGAGCACGGCGCGCACTACGCCATCGGCGCCCTCGCCGTGATCCTGCTGGTCACCATCCGGTACGAGATCCACGAGGTCATCACGGGCCTCGTCGGCGTCGTCCTGATCGGCTGGTCCTTCATCTCCTCGATCCGGCGCAACCGCAGGCTAGCGGCGGCCGAGGCGGCGGACACGGGCTCCGACGAGAAGGCCGAGGTCCCCTCCGGCGTCTGA
- a CDS encoding amino acid transporter has translation MATPARSSRLRAWMLEGLTAQTSSPAAKEAAAQPHGRPWWRVMCLTGLDYFSTLGYQPGIAFLAAGLLSPLATIVLVLLTLFGALPVYRRVAEESPHGEGSIAMLEKLLSFWKGKLFVLTLLGFAATDFLITITLSAADATAHLVENPHLTSTLHGNEVLITLILIALLGAVFLKGFSEAIGVAVVLVVTYLGLNVVVVAVGLWHVFTAPQVITDWTAALTAEHGNVFMMIAIALVVFPKLALGLSGFETGVAVMPHVKGDPDDVPERPAGRIRGAKKLLTTAAVIMSVFLICSSLITTLLIPPAQFEPGGEANGRALAYLAHEYLGSAFGTVYDISTILILWFAGSSAMAGLLNLMPRYLPRYGMAPHWARALRPMVIVFTLVAFLVTWIFDADVDAQGGAYATGVLVLITSAAVAVTIAARRAGERGWTIGFGIISAVFIYTTAVNIVERPDGVKIGACFIAGIMALSLLSRLARVFELRVTHIEFDDMAQRFIRDTANRTIRFIANEPDNRDLEEYRQKKAQIRADNDIPSEDDVMFVEVTVLDASEFESGMRVRGEVLHGRYRVLTLESSSIPNALAALLLHVRDETGQRPHIYFEWTEGNPMANFFRFFLFGQGEVAPVTREVIREAEPDRNRRPHVHAG, from the coding sequence ATGGCCACCCCGGCCCGCTCCTCGCGCCTGCGCGCGTGGATGCTGGAAGGCTTGACCGCCCAGACGAGTTCGCCCGCCGCCAAGGAGGCGGCGGCCCAGCCGCACGGCCGGCCGTGGTGGCGGGTGATGTGCCTGACGGGTCTCGACTACTTCTCCACCCTCGGCTACCAGCCCGGCATCGCGTTCCTCGCGGCCGGGCTGCTGTCGCCGCTGGCGACCATCGTGCTCGTGCTGCTCACGCTCTTCGGCGCGCTGCCCGTGTACCGGCGGGTGGCCGAGGAGAGCCCGCACGGCGAGGGTTCCATCGCCATGCTGGAGAAGCTGCTGTCGTTCTGGAAGGGGAAGCTGTTCGTCCTGACCCTGCTCGGGTTCGCGGCGACCGACTTCCTCATCACCATCACCCTCTCCGCGGCCGACGCGACTGCGCACCTGGTCGAGAACCCGCACCTCACCAGCACCCTGCACGGAAACGAGGTGCTGATCACCCTGATCCTGATCGCGCTCCTCGGGGCCGTGTTCCTCAAGGGGTTCAGCGAGGCCATCGGCGTGGCGGTGGTCCTGGTGGTGACCTACCTCGGCCTGAACGTGGTCGTGGTGGCGGTCGGGTTGTGGCACGTGTTCACCGCACCGCAGGTCATCACGGACTGGACGGCCGCGCTGACCGCCGAGCACGGCAACGTCTTCATGATGATCGCCATCGCGCTGGTGGTGTTCCCGAAGCTCGCGCTGGGCCTGTCGGGGTTCGAGACGGGCGTGGCGGTCATGCCGCACGTGAAGGGCGACCCGGACGACGTACCCGAGAGGCCGGCGGGCCGGATCCGTGGCGCGAAGAAGCTGCTGACCACGGCCGCCGTGATCATGAGCGTCTTCCTGATCTGCTCCAGCCTGATCACGACCCTGCTGATCCCGCCCGCCCAGTTCGAGCCGGGCGGCGAGGCCAACGGGCGCGCGCTCGCCTACCTGGCGCACGAGTACCTGGGCTCCGCCTTCGGTACGGTCTACGACATCTCCACGATCCTGATCCTCTGGTTCGCCGGCTCCTCCGCGATGGCGGGCCTGCTGAACCTGATGCCGCGCTACCTGCCCCGGTACGGAATGGCCCCCCACTGGGCCCGCGCCCTGCGCCCGATGGTGATCGTCTTCACGCTCGTCGCGTTCCTCGTCACCTGGATCTTCGACGCCGACGTCGACGCCCAGGGCGGCGCCTACGCCACCGGTGTCCTCGTCCTGATCACCTCGGCCGCCGTCGCCGTGACCATTGCCGCCCGCCGGGCCGGGGAACGCGGCTGGACCATCGGCTTCGGCATCATCTCCGCCGTCTTCATCTACACGACCGCCGTCAACATCGTCGAGCGCCCCGACGGCGTGAAGATCGGCGCCTGCTTCATCGCCGGCATCATGGCCCTCTCCCTCCTCTCCCGCCTCGCCCGCGTCTTCGAGCTGCGCGTCACCCACATCGAATTCGACGACATGGCCCAGCGGTTCATCCGGGACACCGCGAACCGCACGATCCGTTTCATCGCCAACGAGCCCGACAACCGTGACCTGGAGGAATACCGGCAGAAGAAGGCGCAGATCCGCGCGGACAACGACATCCCGTCCGAGGACGACGTCATGTTCGTCGAGGTCACCGTGTTGGACGCGTCCGAGTTCGAATCCGGCATGCGGGTGCGCGGCGAGGTCCTGCACGGCCGTTACCGCGTCCTGACCCTGGAGAGCTCCAGCATCCCCAACGCGCTGGCCGCGCTCCTCCTGCACGTCCGGGACGAGACCGGTCAGCGGCCCCACATCTACTTCGAGTGGACCGAGGGCAACCCGATGGCCAACTTCTTCCGCTTCTTCCTCTTCGGCCAGGGGGAGGTCGCCCCCGTCACCCGAGAGGTCATCCGCGAGGCCGAACCCGACCGCAACCGTCGTCCCCACGTGCACGCCGGCTGA
- a CDS encoding serine hydrolase domain-containing protein, with protein MTGNGNNALSGAGLRRLREVLEAHVESKKIPGLVALVGRGDETHVEAIGTMRHDGGAPMRRDTIFRMASTTKPVAVAATMVLLDECRLRLDEPIDQWLPELADRRVLEQPDSALEDTVPARRPITVRDLLTSTCGLGLDMTALGSPMMSAYFERRLYGENGWMLPAVEPDEWMRRLGTLPLTYQPGERWLYNVSDDVLGVLVARVTGQSFEAFLRERIFDPLGMKDTGFHVPADKIDRLPPLYAPDPQSGEFIVEDRAEGGHHSQPPAFQSGGGGLDSTVDDYHAYFRMLLRRGMHGTERILSRPAVELMTTNRLTPEQTAALQAWARGVVHLSHGQGQTGGWGFGMTVRTYRGDYAPIGQFGWDGGAGTTTYADPDNQLVGILLTQTGMSTPDSARAAQDFWTTLYQAVDA; from the coding sequence ATGACGGGAAACGGCAACAACGCCTTATCCGGAGCAGGGCTGCGCCGACTGCGCGAGGTACTGGAGGCGCACGTGGAGTCCAAGAAGATCCCCGGACTCGTCGCCCTGGTCGGCCGGGGCGACGAGACCCATGTCGAGGCGATCGGGACGATGCGCCACGATGGCGGCGCGCCGATGCGCCGGGACACCATCTTCCGGATGGCCTCGACGACCAAGCCGGTCGCGGTCGCCGCGACGATGGTCCTCCTGGACGAGTGCCGGCTGCGACTTGACGAACCGATAGACCAGTGGCTGCCGGAACTGGCTGACCGGCGGGTGCTCGAGCAGCCCGACAGCGCGCTGGAGGACACCGTGCCGGCGCGGCGTCCGATCACCGTGCGGGACCTGCTCACCTCCACCTGCGGGCTCGGGCTGGACATGACGGCCTTGGGCTCCCCGATGATGAGCGCGTACTTCGAGCGGCGGCTCTACGGCGAGAACGGATGGATGCTGCCCGCAGTGGAGCCGGACGAGTGGATGCGCCGCCTGGGCACGCTCCCGCTGACGTACCAGCCCGGAGAGCGCTGGCTGTACAACGTCAGCGACGACGTACTCGGGGTGCTGGTGGCCAGGGTCACCGGCCAGTCGTTCGAGGCGTTCCTGCGCGAACGCATCTTCGATCCGCTGGGGATGAAGGACACCGGTTTCCACGTGCCCGCCGACAAGATCGATCGGCTGCCGCCCCTGTACGCCCCCGATCCGCAGTCCGGAGAGTTCATCGTGGAGGACCGGGCCGAGGGGGGACACCACAGCCAGCCTCCGGCGTTCCAGTCGGGCGGCGGCGGACTCGATTCGACCGTCGACGACTACCACGCCTACTTCCGCATGCTGCTCCGCCGCGGGATGCACGGCACCGAGCGGATCCTGTCCCGGCCCGCCGTCGAGCTGATGACCACGAACCGCCTCACGCCCGAACAGACAGCTGCGCTACAGGCATGGGCGCGCGGCGTCGTCCACCTGTCGCACGGTCAGGGACAGACCGGCGGCTGGGGCTTCGGGATGACGGTGCGCACCTACCGCGGTGACTACGCGCCCATCGGCCAGTTCGGTTGGGATGGCGGAGCCGGCACCACGACCTACGCCGACCCGGACAACCAGCTCGTCGGCATCCTGCTGACCCAGACCGGGATGTCCACCCCGGACTCGGCGCGGGCCGCGCAGGACTTCTGGACCACCCTCTACCAGGCGGTCGACGCCTGA
- a CDS encoding DUF1048 domain-containing protein, which yields MSGVEKTGFISKVIGPKKRWRAYKSRVKELPEDHRTAIEAIERYLMHFVPTDGESSVSMFEDLADLFEQAEANGTPIREIVGEDPVEFAEAFVQNYTEGGYVPARARKRLTEDIGRVAGDETGREDATV from the coding sequence ATGTCCGGTGTCGAAAAGACCGGCTTCATTTCCAAGGTGATCGGGCCCAAGAAGCGCTGGAGGGCGTACAAGTCGCGCGTCAAGGAGCTTCCCGAGGACCACCGCACGGCGATCGAGGCGATCGAGCGGTACCTGATGCACTTCGTGCCGACCGACGGCGAGAGCAGCGTGTCGATGTTCGAGGACCTCGCCGACCTGTTCGAGCAGGCCGAGGCGAACGGAACCCCGATCCGCGAGATCGTCGGGGAGGACCCGGTGGAGTTCGCCGAGGCGTTCGTCCAGAACTACACCGAGGGCGGCTACGTTCCCGCCCGCGCGCGGAAGCGGCTGACCGAAGACATCGGGCGCGTCGCCGGTGACGAGACCGGAAGAGAAGACGCGACGGTCTGA
- a CDS encoding PadR family transcriptional regulator — MAKLLTEMLKGTLEGIILASLSGRPAYGYEITARLRAQGFADIAEGTIYALLLRMEKRGLVDVEKVPSEKGPPRKVHSLNAHGREYLEEFWSTWSFLADRLEQLRAGEGE, encoded by the coding sequence ATGGCCAAACTGCTGACGGAGATGCTCAAGGGCACGCTGGAGGGCATCATCCTCGCGTCACTGTCCGGCCGGCCCGCCTACGGCTACGAGATCACGGCACGACTGCGGGCGCAGGGCTTCGCCGACATCGCCGAAGGGACCATCTACGCGCTGCTCCTCAGGATGGAGAAGCGCGGTCTCGTCGACGTGGAGAAGGTCCCTTCGGAGAAGGGGCCGCCACGCAAGGTGCACTCCCTCAACGCTCACGGCCGGGAATACCTCGAAGAGTTCTGGAGTACGTGGAGCTTCCTCGCAGACCGCCTGGAACAGCTCCGCGCAGGGGAGGGTGAGTAA
- a CDS encoding TetR/AcrR family transcriptional regulator → MPTSETGPALPDRLPPTEGVIGSAAAEPGAASRSAGRVPVDRKRQPSGDEARGRAMRAAISLIAEKGTAGLRMSDIAARAGMSTGHILYHFGKKDRLLLEVLAWSQADLWTRFQQAADRAASPAEKLDLFVGHYLPRHQGDERYALWTQVLAQRHDEAGRRVLTELLDGWDERLEAIVREGRDLGQFADVDLPEFTIRAVAMLSGLSEDVMFGRSRWQHTSAHAFALSALERELRPHGRA, encoded by the coding sequence ATGCCGACGTCAGAGACCGGGCCCGCGCTGCCCGACCGCCTCCCCCCGACGGAAGGCGTGATCGGGTCGGCGGCCGCCGAGCCCGGCGCTGCCTCCCGGTCCGCGGGCCGGGTCCCGGTCGACCGGAAGCGTCAGCCCAGCGGGGACGAGGCGCGCGGGCGGGCGATGCGGGCCGCCATCAGCCTCATCGCCGAGAAGGGCACGGCGGGCCTGCGGATGTCGGACATCGCCGCGCGGGCCGGCATGAGCACCGGGCACATCCTCTACCACTTCGGCAAGAAGGACCGGCTCCTGCTCGAAGTCCTGGCATGGAGCCAGGCGGACCTCTGGACCCGGTTCCAGCAGGCCGCCGACCGGGCCGCATCGCCCGCCGAGAAGCTGGACCTGTTCGTCGGTCACTACCTGCCCCGCCACCAGGGCGACGAACGCTACGCGCTGTGGACGCAGGTACTGGCCCAGCGTCACGACGAAGCGGGCCGCCGCGTCCTGACCGAGCTGCTCGACGGCTGGGACGAGCGCCTGGAAGCCATCGTCCGTGAGGGCCGGGACCTGGGACAGTTCGCCGACGTGGACCTCCCCGAGTTCACCATCCGGGCCGTGGCCATGCTGAGCGGGCTCTCCGAAGACGTGATGTTCGGACGGTCGCGCTGGCAGCACACCTCCGCGCACGCGTTCGCCCTGTCCGCCCTCGAGCGTGAACTCCGTCCGCACGGTCGGGCGTGA